From Anopheles funestus chromosome 3RL, idAnoFuneDA-416_04, whole genome shotgun sequence, a single genomic window includes:
- the LOC125771330 gene encoding ribonuclease P protein subunit p25-like protein has translation MMHYKKGKNVEEELSKEEIPIEVLPEQFLWMHVKGGSAVTNLVEYAKKALEDGSHRSVVWSGSDGGVGKTISCAEILKRQFELHQVTRICYRKVEEFWDPQEDGLEQIVAKRNIPCVHILTSLDEIDSTVPGYQHSKTHGGFWTGSGLSSSDSPRKRPQGQRPKEAGDKKGNYFTGPQLKKKANRHYSNGDENPGTSNGANRQQQNARKGKDNRQKDADGDGAGSSRGKGKPRDGDNRKNPNATEVGENHGGTDGTSKKGTGGVGGGRRDRKKSEQERKEVRMDTSDNTASRQETPSNEKGQYHGKDNAGGDS, from the exons ATGATGCACtacaagaaaggaaagaacGTGGAGGAGGAACTTTCGAAGGAGGAGATTCCGATCGAGGTGTTACCGGAACAATTTCTCTGGATGCACGTTAAGGGTGGTTCGGCGGTAACGAATCTGGTCGAGTATGCAAAGAAAGCGCTAGAGGACGGATCGCACCGTTCCGTGGTGTGGAGTGGTTCGGATGGAGGTGTTGGCAAAACGATAAGCTGTGCGGAAATCTTAAAGCGACAATTTGAGCTTCATCAGGTGACACGGATTTGTTACAGAAA AGTTGAAGAATTCTGGGATCCACAGGAGGATGGTTTGGAGCAAATCGTTGCCAAACGCAATATTCCTTGCGTGCACATTCTAACGTCATTGGATGAGATCGACTCGACGGTGCCAGGTTATCAGCATTCCAAAACACACGGTGGCTTCTGGACAGGATCGGGTCTAAGCTCTTCCGACAGTCCTCGCAAGCGTCCGCAAGGTCAGCGACCCAAAGAGGCAGGCGATAAGAAAGGTAACTACTTCACCGGACCTCAGCTTAAAAAGAAAGCGAACCGACACTATTCCAACGGTGATGAGAACCCTGGAACTAGTAATGGTGCAAATCGACAGCAGCAAAATGCCCGTAAAGGGAAAGACAACAGACAGAAAGATGCTGACGGAGACGGTGCCGGAAGCTCGCGGGGCAAAGGTAAGCCTAGGGATGGAGACAATCGGAAAAATCCGAACGCTACCGAGGTGGGTGAAAATCATGGTGGGACAGATGGAACTTCCAAAAAGGGCACAGGTGGAGTGGGCGGAGGTCGGAGGGATAGAAAGAAATCGGAACAAGAACGGAAAGAAGTTAGGATGGACACGAGTGATAATACTGCGTCACGACAGGAAACCCCTTCTAACGAGAAAGGACAATATCATGGGAAGGATAACGCTGGTGGAGATTCATAA